One genomic segment of Paenibacillus durus includes these proteins:
- a CDS encoding HPr family phosphocarrier protein, producing the protein MTKHPVVVRLKTGLHARPAALFVQEANKFSSEIFVEKDDKKVNAKSIMGIMSLAISSGTEIYISAEGADADQAVTALTSLVSKEELENQ; encoded by the coding sequence ATGACAAAGCACCCGGTAGTCGTCCGGTTAAAGACGGGGCTCCATGCTCGGCCGGCAGCACTGTTCGTACAGGAAGCGAACAAATTCTCATCAGAGATTTTCGTTGAAAAAGACGATAAAAAGGTTAACGCCAAAAGCATCATGGGGATTATGAGCCTTGCAATCAGCTCCGGCACGGAGATTTATATCAGCGCAGAAGGCGCGGACGCCGATCAGGCCGTAACCGCTTTGACGAGTCTTGTCAGCAAGGAAGAGCTGGAGAATCAATAA
- a CDS encoding SIMPL domain-containing protein — MKGWVKPAMAVFVAGSLMAGGMTLSGSLDKPQKAYAEEVQKNTVSVVGKGELSMKPDIVYLSIGVDTSASTAQEAQKTNGAKIQKLTALLKNTWSISEKDIQTAEFYVQPNYTYSEKEGQQVKGYNAHHVLRVGYRDLAKVGALLDAASEAGANNIGNARFAVEDTSAFEAQVIEKAMANADVKAAAIAKAAKRTLGQVLTVSQNDGGISPVRYEENVKAMASVADNAGGTAVQPGEVKITTQLSVMYQLN; from the coding sequence ATGAAGGGATGGGTCAAGCCGGCCATGGCGGTGTTCGTTGCGGGAAGCTTAATGGCAGGAGGGATGACGCTGAGCGGTTCATTGGATAAGCCCCAGAAGGCCTATGCTGAAGAGGTGCAGAAAAATACAGTCAGTGTCGTAGGAAAGGGAGAATTGTCGATGAAGCCGGATATCGTCTATCTGTCGATCGGAGTCGATACATCGGCGTCAACCGCCCAGGAAGCCCAGAAGACCAATGGAGCGAAAATTCAAAAATTGACGGCCCTGCTCAAGAATACGTGGAGCATTAGTGAGAAGGACATCCAAACCGCTGAGTTCTACGTCCAGCCGAATTACACGTATAGCGAGAAGGAGGGCCAGCAGGTAAAAGGCTATAACGCGCATCATGTTCTGCGGGTCGGCTACCGCGATCTGGCCAAGGTAGGAGCGCTGCTGGACGCAGCTTCTGAAGCAGGCGCCAATAATATCGGCAATGCCCGTTTTGCGGTAGAGGATACCTCGGCCTTTGAAGCGCAAGTCATTGAAAAAGCGATGGCCAACGCCGACGTGAAAGCAGCCGCGATTGCCAAAGCTGCCAAGAGAACACTGGGACAGGTGCTGACGGTCAGCCAGAACGACGGGGGCATAAGCCCAGTACGTTATGAAGAGAACGTCAAAGCGATGGCCAGCGTAGCCGACAACGCAGGCGGTACCGCGGTTCAGCCAGGAGAGGTAAAGATTACGACGCAGCTTAGTGTTATGTATCAATTAAACTAG